In Ferribacterium limneticum, a genomic segment contains:
- the serB gene encoding phosphoserine phosphatase SerB gives MNLIVQGGALPTFLLERIVAATGASAVEPLPPQVVRLKNATRTADFDALIPLIEAEKLDWAFFPANKKLSDYGLICFDMDSTLITIECIDELADFAGKKEEVSTVTEAAMRGEIDYRESLRRRLALLAGLDARVLARVFGERLLLSPGARELLEAAQNAGLRTAILSGGFTYFTERLRIELGFDFATSNELEISGGKLTGRVVGDIVDAAAKAHHLARLADELGLTREQVIACGDGANDLLMMAQAGLSVAYRAKPATRAKADVAINFGGLDALLKLFAEE, from the coding sequence ATGAACCTGATCGTCCAGGGCGGCGCCCTGCCCACCTTCCTGCTTGAGCGCATCGTGGCTGCCACCGGCGCATCTGCCGTCGAACCACTGCCCCCCCAGGTCGTTCGCCTGAAGAACGCGACACGCACAGCCGACTTTGATGCGCTGATCCCGCTCATCGAAGCCGAGAAACTGGACTGGGCATTCTTTCCGGCGAACAAGAAGCTTTCCGACTATGGCCTGATCTGCTTCGACATGGATTCAACGCTGATCACCATCGAATGCATCGACGAACTGGCCGATTTTGCCGGCAAGAAGGAAGAGGTTTCGACCGTGACCGAAGCCGCCATGCGTGGCGAAATCGATTACCGCGAAAGCCTGCGCCGCCGACTGGCCCTGCTCGCCGGGCTGGATGCCCGCGTCCTGGCTCGTGTTTTCGGCGAACGCCTGCTGCTTTCACCGGGCGCCCGCGAACTGCTCGAAGCGGCACAGAACGCCGGCCTGCGCACCGCCATCCTGTCGGGCGGCTTCACCTATTTCACCGAGCGCCTGCGCATCGAACTCGGTTTCGATTTCGCCACCTCGAACGAGCTGGAAATTTCCGGTGGCAAGCTGACTGGTCGTGTCGTCGGCGACATCGTCGATGCCGCCGCCAAGGCCCACCACCTCGCCCGACTGGCTGACGAACTGGGTTTGACCAGGGAACAGGTCATCGCTTGCGGCGATGGCGCCAACGACCTGCTGATGATGGCCCAGGCAGGCTTATCGGTAGCCTACCGCGCCAAGCCGGCAACACGCGCCAAGGCCGATGTGGCGATCAATTTCGGCGGACTGGATGCACTGCTCAAGCTGTTCGCGGAAGAATAA
- a CDS encoding DUF167 domain-containing protein, protein MALDSFCAMDGQILVLNILGEPNAKRDSIGKPKGKQLQVSVTATPVAGRATDHMVRFLAGEFGVTVTDIEVVFGRYNINKKLRIRSPQNLPAVIARHLAHENLSLDL, encoded by the coding sequence ATGGCGCTCGATTCCTTTTGCGCCATGGATGGCCAGATTCTGGTCCTCAATATTCTCGGCGAACCGAATGCCAAGCGCGATTCGATTGGCAAGCCGAAAGGCAAGCAGTTGCAGGTCAGCGTCACCGCGACACCGGTCGCCGGGCGAGCAACTGACCACATGGTGCGCTTCCTGGCCGGCGAGTTTGGCGTCACAGTGACCGACATTGAGGTCGTCTTCGGCCGCTACAATATCAACAAGAAGTTGCGCATCCGCTCGCCGCAGAATCTGCCAGCGGTGATCGCCAGACATCTGGCACACGAGAATCTGTCTCTAGACCTCTAA
- a CDS encoding 3-deoxy-7-phosphoheptulonate synthase: protein MTTHHIDNINVTAFDEMPTPEEIHASLPLSEKAAKTVTHGRHVLRNILDRKDHRLFVVVGPCSIHDPVAGLDYARRLKALSEEVGDTLQLIMRVYFEKPRTTVGWKGYINDPFMDDSFRIDIGMAKAREFLLQVAEIGMPTGTEALDPNAPQYYGDLITWTAIGARTTESQTHREMSSGLSTPVGFKNGTSGDLSVAVNAVLSASKPHSFLGLTSQGRVAVVRTKGNGYGHIVLRGGDGRPNYDTVSIAMVEQALDKAKLPHNIVVDCSHANSFKKPELQPLVMADIVNQVRLGNKSLLGVMIESNIEAGNQSIPADLSQLKYGCSVTDGCVDWATTEKMIRDAAIMLRDVLPERLS from the coding sequence ATGACCACACACCACATCGACAACATCAACGTCACCGCCTTCGACGAAATGCCGACGCCGGAAGAAATCCACGCCAGCCTGCCGCTTTCCGAGAAAGCCGCCAAGACGGTCACCCATGGCCGGCATGTGCTGCGCAACATCCTGGATCGCAAGGACCATCGCCTGTTTGTCGTCGTTGGCCCCTGCTCCATCCACGACCCGGTGGCCGGCCTCGACTACGCCCGTCGCCTGAAGGCGCTGTCCGAAGAAGTCGGCGATACCCTGCAGCTGATCATGCGCGTCTATTTCGAAAAACCGCGCACGACCGTCGGCTGGAAGGGCTACATCAACGACCCGTTCATGGACGACAGCTTCCGCATCGACATCGGCATGGCCAAGGCCCGCGAATTCCTGCTCCAGGTTGCCGAAATCGGCATGCCGACCGGCACCGAGGCACTCGACCCGAACGCCCCGCAATACTACGGCGACCTCATCACGTGGACCGCCATCGGCGCCCGTACCACCGAATCACAGACCCACCGCGAGATGTCCTCCGGTCTCTCCACGCCGGTCGGCTTCAAGAACGGCACCAGCGGCGACCTCAGCGTTGCCGTCAACGCCGTCCTCTCCGCCTCCAAGCCGCATTCCTTCCTCGGCCTGACCAGCCAGGGCCGTGTCGCCGTCGTCCGTACCAAGGGCAACGGCTACGGCCACATCGTGCTGCGCGGTGGCGATGGTCGCCCGAACTACGATACCGTTTCCATCGCCATGGTCGAACAGGCGCTGGACAAGGCCAAGCTTCCGCACAACATCGTTGTCGACTGCTCGCACGCCAATAGCTTCAAGAAACCCGAACTGCAACCGCTGGTCATGGCCGACATCGTCAATCAGGTCCGTCTCGGCAACAAGTCGCTGCTCGGCGTCATGATCGAATCCAACATTGAAGCCGGCAACCAGTCGATTCCGGCCGATCTCAGCCAGCTCAAATACGGCTGCTCGGTCACCGATGGCTGCGTCGATTGGGCGACCACCGAAAAGATGATCCGCGACGCCGCCATCATGCTCCGCGACGTGCTGCCGGAACGGCTTTCCTGA